Proteins from a genomic interval of Helicobacter pylori Shi112:
- the mfd gene encoding transcription-repair coupling factor yields MIQSSLYRALNKGFDYQILACKDFKESELAKEVISYFRPNTKAILFPEFRAKKNDDLRSFFEEFLQLLGGLREFYQALENKQEAIIIAPISALLHPLPKKELLESFKITLLEKYNLKDLKDKLFYYGYEILDLVEVEGEASFRGDIVDIYAPNSKAYRLSFFDTECEGIKEFDPTTQMSLKEDLLEIEIPPTLFSLNEQSYKDLKTKVEQSPLNSFSKDLTSFGLWFLGEKANDLLHAYKSVISPKALEEIQELASLNELDNERFKFLKVLENPQGYEDLEIHAHALESFIALHSNRKITLLAPNKTILDNAISALEKSHMECVIAPFVLNFKTPDGIFISLNSFERKKKRQKSKLALNELNAGEWVVHDDYGVGVFSQLVQHSVLGSKRDFLEIAYWGEDKLLLPVENLHLIARYVAQSDSVPIKDRLGKGSFLKLKAKVKTKLLEIASKIIELAAERNLILGKKMDTHLAELEVFKSHAGFEYTSDQEKAIAEISKDLSSKRVMDRLLSGDVGFGKTEVAMHAIFCAFLNGFQSALVVPTTLLAHQHFETLRARFENFGVKVARLDRYASEKNKLLKAVELGLIDVLVGTHAILGSKFKNLGLVVVDEEHKFGVKQKEALKELSKSVHFLSMSATPIPRTLNMALSQIKGISSLKIPPTDRKPSRTFLKEKNDELLKEIIHRELRRNGQIFYIHNHIASISKVKTKLEELIPKLKIAILHSQINANESEETMLEFAKGNYQVLLCTSIVESGIHLPNANTIIIDNAQNFGLADLHQLRGRVGRGKKEGFCYFLIEDQKSLNEQALKRLLALEKNSYLGSGESIAYHDLEIRGGGNLLGQDQSGHIKNIGYALYTRMLEDAIYELSGGKKRLEKSVEIQLSVSAFLNPELIASDSLRLDLYRRLSLCENTDEVGQIHEEIENRFGKTDDLSAQFLQIITLKILANQLGIIKLSNFNQNITITYSGEKKESLKAPSKDDNDILETLLKHLRAQISLKRH; encoded by the coding sequence ATGATCCAATCTAGCCTTTATAGAGCCTTAAACAAAGGCTTTGATTATCAAATACTCGCTTGTAAGGATTTTAAAGAGTCCGAGCTCGCTAAAGAAGTCATAAGCTATTTTAGGCCAAATACCAAAGCCATTCTTTTCCCGGAGTTTAGGGCTAAAAAAAACGACGATTTGCGTTCGTTTTTTGAAGAATTTTTACAGCTTTTAGGGGGTTTAAGGGAGTTTTATCAAGCCTTAGAAAACAAGCAAGAAGCGATCATTATTGCCCCTATTAGCGCGTTATTGCACCCTTTGCCTAAAAAAGAACTTTTAGAAAGCTTTAAAATCACTCTTTTAGAAAAATATAACCTTAAAGATTTAAAAGACAAGCTTTTTTATTATGGTTATGAAATTTTAGACTTAGTGGAAGTGGAAGGCGAAGCGAGCTTTAGGGGGGATATTGTGGATATTTATGCGCCCAATTCTAAAGCGTATCGCTTGAGTTTTTTTGACACGGAGTGTGAGGGCATTAAGGAGTTTGACCCCACCACTCAAATGAGCCTCAAAGAAGATTTGTTAGAAATTGAAATCCCCCCCACGCTTTTTAGTTTAAACGAACAATCTTATAAGGATCTGAAAACCAAAGTGGAGCAAAGCCCATTAAATAGCTTTTCTAAAGATTTAACCAGTTTTGGTTTGTGGTTTTTAGGGGAAAAAGCAAACGATTTGTTGCATGCCTATAAAAGCGTTATAAGCCCTAAAGCTTTAGAAGAAATTCAAGAATTAGCGAGCTTAAACGAATTGGATAATGAGCGTTTCAAATTTTTAAAGGTTTTAGAAAACCCGCAAGGCTATGAAGATTTAGAAATCCATGCGCATGCCCTAGAGAGCTTTATAGCTTTGCATTCAAATCGTAAAATCACGCTCCTAGCCCCTAATAAAACGATTTTAGACAATGCGATAAGCGCGCTTGAAAAAAGCCATATGGAATGCGTCATTGCCCCCTTTGTGTTAAATTTTAAAACCCCTGATGGGATTTTTATTTCGCTCAATTCCTTTGAAAGGAAGAAAAAACGCCAAAAATCCAAGCTCGCTTTGAATGAATTGAATGCGGGCGAATGGGTGGTGCATGATGATTACGGGGTGGGCGTGTTTTCTCAATTAGTCCAACACAGCGTTTTAGGGAGCAAGAGGGATTTTTTAGAAATCGCTTATTGGGGCGAAGATAAACTGCTATTACCGGTAGAAAATTTGCATCTAATCGCTCGCTATGTGGCGCAAAGCGATAGCGTGCCAATTAAAGACCGGCTAGGGAAAGGGAGTTTCCTCAAACTGAAAGCTAAAGTTAAAACTAAGCTTTTAGAGATTGCAAGCAAGATCATTGAATTAGCGGCTGAACGCAATTTGATCTTGGGTAAAAAGATGGATACGCATTTAGCGGAGTTGGAAGTCTTTAAATCGCATGCGGGGTTTGAATACACAAGCGATCAAGAAAAAGCCATCGCTGAAATTTCAAAGGATTTAAGCTCTAAGAGAGTGATGGACAGATTATTGAGTGGGGATGTGGGTTTTGGGAAAACAGAAGTGGCGATGCATGCGATTTTTTGCGCGTTTTTGAACGGCTTTCAAAGCGCTCTAGTCGTGCCTACTACTTTATTGGCGCACCAGCATTTTGAGACTTTAAGGGCGCGTTTTGAAAATTTTGGCGTTAAAGTGGCTCGTTTGGACAGGTATGCGAGCGAAAAAAACAAGCTTTTAAAGGCGGTGGAATTAGGGCTGATTGATGTTCTTGTAGGCACGCATGCGATTTTGGGCTCGAAATTTAAAAACTTGGGTTTAGTGGTGGTGGATGAAGAGCATAAATTTGGCGTGAAACAAAAAGAAGCTTTAAAAGAATTGAGTAAAAGCGTGCATTTTTTAAGCATGTCCGCTACGCCTATCCCGCGCACTTTAAACATGGCGCTCTCTCAAATTAAAGGCATTAGTTCTTTAAAAATCCCGCCCACAGACAGAAAGCCCAGCCGCACTTTTTTGAAAGAAAAGAACGACGAACTCTTAAAAGAGATTATTCATAGAGAATTACGCCGTAACGGGCAAATTTTTTACATCCATAACCACATCGCTAGCATTTCAAAAGTCAAAACCAAGCTAGAAGAGTTAATCCCTAAACTCAAAATCGCTATTTTGCATTCCCAAATTAACGCAAATGAGAGCGAAGAAACCATGCTAGAGTTTGCTAAGGGAAACTATCAGGTTTTATTATGCACTTCTATTGTGGAATCAGGGATTCATTTGCCTAACGCTAACACGATCATTATAGATAACGCGCAGAATTTTGGGCTGGCTGATTTGCACCAATTGAGAGGGCGTGTGGGGAGGGGTAAAAAAGAAGGCTTTTGCTATTTCCTTATAGAAGATCAAAAAAGTTTGAATGAACAAGCCCTAAAACGCTTGCTCGCTTTGGAAAAAAATTCGTATTTAGGCAGCGGGGAGAGTATCGCTTATCATGATTTAGAAATCAGGGGGGGCGGGAATTTGCTCGGGCAAGATCAGAGCGGGCATATTAAAAATATCGGTTATGCGCTCTATACGCGCATGCTTGAAGACGCGATTTATGAATTGAGTGGGGGGAAAAAAAGGCTTGAAAAGAGCGTAGAAATCCAATTGAGCGTGAGCGCTTTTTTAAACCCTGAACTCATTGCAAGCGATAGTTTGAGGTTGGATTTATACCGCCGTTTGAGTTTGTGTGAGAATACAGATGAGGTGGGGCAAATCCATGAAGAAATAGAAAACAGGTTTGGCAAAACAGACGATTTGAGCGCTCAATTTTTGCAAATCATTACGCTTAAAATTCTAGCCAACCAGCTTGGCATCATCAAACTTTCTAATTTCAACCAAAACATCACCATCACTTATAGCGGTGAAAAGAAAGAAAGCTTAAAAGCCCCAAGCAAAGACGATAACGATATTTTAGAAACCCTTTTGAAACATTTGCGCGCTCAAATTTCTTTAAAGCGGCACTAA
- a CDS encoding cytochrome b, with protein sequence MAEIKKAKNLGEWLDMRLGTNKLVKVLMTEYWIPKNINFLWAMGVILLTLFGALVISGIFLLMYYKPDAKMAFDSVNFTIMQEVAYGWLWRHMHATAASMIFVIIYIHMFVGIYYGSYKKGREMIWISGMILFVVFSAEAFSGYMLPWGQMSYWAAAVITNLFGGIPFIGADVVEWIRGNYVVADSTLTRFFMLHVFLLPIAIILLIGMHFYSLRIPHVNNQEGEEIDFESEEKKFIEGKKKESKVIPFWPVFLSKDIFVVCAFMVFFFYLVCYHYDFAMDPINFERANSLKTPPHIYPEWYFLWSYEVLRGFFFSADLGLMAFGVAQVIFFLLPFLDRSPVVAPAHKRPAFMVWFWLLIIDMIVLTIYGKLPPLGIGKYIGLVGSITFLALFFVVLPIITIAESKKQGGAR encoded by the coding sequence ATGGCAGAGATAAAAAAAGCGAAGAATTTAGGCGAATGGCTGGACATGCGTCTTGGCACTAACAAGCTTGTTAAAGTGCTAATGACAGAATACTGGATCCCTAAAAACATCAATTTCTTATGGGCTATGGGGGTGATTTTATTGACCCTTTTTGGTGCGCTTGTGATCTCAGGGATTTTCTTGCTCATGTATTACAAGCCTGATGCGAAAATGGCGTTTGATAGCGTGAATTTCACCATCATGCAAGAAGTGGCTTATGGCTGGCTTTGGCGCCACATGCATGCCACGGCAGCGAGCATGATTTTTGTCATCATCTATATCCACATGTTTGTCGGTATCTATTATGGCTCTTACAAAAAGGGTCGTGAGATGATTTGGATTAGCGGGATGATTTTGTTTGTGGTCTTTAGCGCGGAAGCCTTTAGCGGGTATATGCTGCCTTGGGGGCAGATGAGCTATTGGGCCGCAGCGGTTATCACGAATTTATTTGGGGGCATTCCTTTCATTGGGGCTGATGTGGTGGAGTGGATTAGGGGGAATTATGTTGTGGCGGATTCCACTTTAACGCGCTTTTTCATGCTCCATGTGTTTTTACTGCCCATTGCGATCATTTTGCTCATTGGGATGCATTTTTATTCTTTACGCATCCCGCATGTCAATAACCAAGAAGGCGAAGAGATTGACTTTGAATCAGAAGAAAAGAAATTCATTGAAGGCAAGAAAAAAGAATCCAAAGTCATTCCTTTTTGGCCGGTATTCTTGTCTAAAGATATTTTTGTGGTTTGCGCGTTTATGGTCTTTTTCTTTTACTTGGTGTGTTACCACTATGATTTTGCGATGGATCCTATCAACTTTGAAAGGGCTAACAGCCTTAAAACGCCGCCTCACATTTACCCTGAATGGTATTTCTTATGGAGCTATGAAGTCTTAAGGGGCTTTTTCTTCAGCGCTGATTTAGGGCTAATGGCCTTTGGCGTGGCGCAAGTGATCTTTTTCTTACTGCCCTTTTTGGACAGAAGCCCAGTTGTCGCTCCCGCGCACAAGCGGCCTGCGTTTATGGTGTGGTTTTGGCTTTTAATCATTGATATGATTGTTTTAACGATCTATGGTAAATTGCCTCCGCTTGGGATTGGTAAATACATTGGCTTAGTGGGTTCAATCACTTTCTTGGCCCTTTTCTTTGTGGTATTGCCCATTATCACTATCGCTGAGAGCAAGAAACAAGGGGGTGCTAGATGA
- a CDS encoding ubiquinol-cytochrome c reductase iron-sulfur subunit: MADIQRRDFLGMSLASVTAIGAIASLVAMKKTWDPLPSVVSAGFTTIDVANMQEGQFSTVEWRGKPVYILKRSKKEGFNEKRDFKIGESVFTTAIQICTHLGCIPTYQNEEKGFLCPCHGGRFTSDGVNIAGTPPPRPFDIPPFKIEGTKITFGEAGAEYKKMMAKA, translated from the coding sequence ATGGCAGATATTCAAAGGCGTGATTTTTTAGGAATGAGCCTTGCTAGTGTTACAGCTATAGGGGCTATAGCGAGTCTAGTAGCGATGAAAAAGACTTGGGATCCGCTTCCAAGCGTTGTTTCAGCCGGTTTTACAACCATAGATGTGGCGAATATGCAAGAAGGGCAGTTTTCCACTGTGGAATGGCGTGGGAAACCGGTCTATATCCTCAAGCGTTCTAAAAAAGAGGGTTTTAATGAAAAGCGCGATTTTAAAATTGGCGAGAGCGTTTTTACCACAGCCATTCAAATTTGCACGCATTTAGGGTGTATCCCCACTTATCAAAATGAAGAAAAAGGCTTTTTATGCCCATGCCATGGGGGGCGTTTCACTTCTGATGGCGTGAATATTGCCGGCACTCCCCCTCCACGCCCTTTTGATATTCCGCCTTTTAAAATTGAAGGCACTAAGATCACTTTTGGTGAAGCCGGGGCTGAATACAAAAAAATGATGGCTAAAGCGTAA